In the genome of Shewanella glacialimarina, one region contains:
- the ettA gene encoding energy-dependent translational throttle protein EttA produces MAQFVYSMLRVGKIVPPKKQILKDISLSFFPGAKIGVLGLNGSGKSTLLRIMAGLDTEIEGEARPMPGLKIGYLPQEPKLNLNQTVREAVEEAVSEAKNALTRLDEVYALYAEPDADFDALAKEQGELEAIIQAQDAHNLDNVLERAANALRLPDWDEKIEVLSGGERRRVAICRLLLEKPEMLLLDEPTNHLDAESVAWLEHFLQEYTGTVVAITHDRYFLDNAAGWILELDRGEGIPWEGNYSSWLEQKNDRLKLESATESARQKTIAKELEWVRQGAKGRQSKGKARMARFEELNTNDYQKRNETNELFIPPGPRLGDKVIEITNLTKSYGDRVLIDDLTFTVPKGAIVGIIGANGAGKSTLFKMISGTEQPDSGTISVGESVQIASVDQFRDSMNDKNTVWQEISGGQDIMKVGNMEIPSRAYVGRFNFRGGDQQKIIGTLSGGERNRVHLSKLLQAGGNVLLLDEPTNDLDVETLRALEEALLEFPGCAMVISHDRWFLDRIATHILDYRDEGKVNFYEGNYTEYSTWLKSTYGADIVEPHRLKYKRMTK; encoded by the coding sequence GGCGTATTAGGTTTAAACGGTTCAGGTAAATCAACACTGCTGCGCATTATGGCTGGTCTTGATACTGAGATTGAGGGCGAAGCTCGCCCTATGCCTGGCCTTAAAATTGGTTACTTGCCACAGGAACCGAAATTAAACTTAAACCAAACCGTACGTGAAGCGGTTGAAGAAGCGGTAAGCGAAGCTAAAAACGCGCTGACTCGTTTAGATGAAGTTTATGCTTTATATGCTGAGCCTGATGCAGACTTTGATGCATTAGCAAAAGAGCAAGGCGAATTAGAAGCTATTATTCAAGCCCAGGACGCACATAATCTTGACAATGTATTAGAGCGCGCTGCCAATGCATTACGTCTGCCTGATTGGGATGAGAAAATTGAAGTATTATCGGGTGGTGAGCGTCGTCGAGTTGCTATTTGTCGTTTGTTACTTGAAAAACCTGAAATGCTGCTACTTGACGAACCAACCAACCATTTAGATGCTGAATCGGTTGCTTGGCTTGAACACTTTTTACAAGAATATACCGGCACCGTAGTGGCGATTACCCATGACCGTTACTTCCTGGATAATGCTGCTGGTTGGATTTTAGAGCTTGACCGCGGTGAAGGTATTCCATGGGAAGGTAACTATTCTTCTTGGTTGGAACAGAAAAATGATCGTCTTAAGCTAGAGTCAGCCACAGAAAGTGCGCGTCAAAAGACTATCGCCAAAGAGTTAGAATGGGTACGTCAAGGCGCTAAAGGCCGTCAATCCAAAGGCAAAGCACGTATGGCGCGCTTTGAAGAGTTAAACACTAACGATTACCAAAAACGTAATGAAACCAATGAACTATTCATTCCACCTGGACCACGCTTAGGCGATAAAGTCATTGAGATTACCAACTTAACTAAATCCTATGGCGATCGGGTATTAATTGATGATTTAACCTTCACTGTGCCTAAAGGCGCAATTGTCGGTATTATTGGTGCTAACGGCGCGGGTAAGTCAACATTGTTTAAAATGATATCTGGTACAGAACAACCTGATAGCGGCACTATCTCTGTGGGTGAATCGGTGCAAATAGCCTCAGTAGATCAGTTCCGTGATTCAATGAATGATAAAAATACCGTTTGGCAAGAGATCTCCGGCGGTCAGGATATTATGAAAGTCGGTAATATGGAGATACCAAGCCGAGCTTATGTTGGTCGTTTTAACTTCCGCGGTGGAGACCAGCAAAAAATTATCGGCACTTTATCAGGGGGTGAGCGCAACCGTGTGCACCTATCTAAATTGCTTCAAGCTGGTGGTAACGTATTACTACTCGATGAGCCTACCAATGACTTAGATGTAGAAACCTTGCGCGCATTAGAAGAAGCGTTATTAGAGTTTCCAGGTTGCGCCATGGTCATTTCACATGACCGTTGGTTCTTAGATCGCATAGCAACCCACATTCTAGATTACCGTGATGAAGGTAAAGTGAACTTCTATGAAGGTAACTATACTGAATATTCTACTTGGCTGAAAAGCACTTATGGTGCTGATATTGTTGAGCCGCATCGCTTAAAATACAAGCGCATGACAAAATAA